From a region of the Corythoichthys intestinalis isolate RoL2023-P3 chromosome 7, ASM3026506v1, whole genome shotgun sequence genome:
- the LOC130918412 gene encoding uncharacterized protein LOC130918412 translates to MDVATPDAFVFFLSVIHSLKYITTGSFGIPNFPEYLSVGYVDGVQISHYDSKTSKAKAKQEWMKNIAAEEPHYWERQTHLNIVNQDNAKDNIEILQERFNQTGGLHIIQHMFGCQWDDETDQVVGWYNMSYNGEDFIWFDLKRLQWIAVQPQAVVTRNKWDRDEGYNEHLKFYMREECPSYLKKYVSFGRDVLMRTELPRVFLLQKTAGSPVTCHTTGFYPRAAVLFWRKDGKRLDENVEVNEILPNHDGTFQNSARLVTVDEHARYECVFQLDGVPEDVVTPLDHGKVLSNECIQDREWWRKIDGAFTTLFALFLAAFAISVIMFERAIFSLIQQERMYTVMAVFINLLPLAYAVTLFVFKPNPAYCALVQQDMRNMNVVNGVLMILLSLAVAVTVFVIKCKRAKYTPAPTCIDSDPSQTSFPKAASSPEADGAGVAYAKTAFTQATSSKNDAAEDASPKIDAAGIASAFAQASSPKTKVPEAASLESDAPGAACPKTDAAGITSPKMVFALADFLRTEAPEVTSPLTDASGATSPKTTAPGVCPRRLLPRPLLPRLKSPRLLSPRLKSHGAASPKTKVSEATSLETDAPEVASPLTDASRATSPKTTAPGVYPRRLLPRPILPRLKSPRLLPLRLMSRGAASLETEVPEATSLKTDAPEVASPLTDASGATSPKTTAPGLYPRRLLPRPLLPRLKSPRLLPLRLKSRGAASPETKVTEAASLETDAPEVASPETAFAQATFPLTDTPGYASPQNDTPGVSSPKTAFAQAASETDAPGAASPKLAFARASSH, encoded by the exons ATGGACGTAGCCACGCCTG atgcttttgtattttttctttcaGTGATCCACTCACTCAAGTATATCACAACAGGGTCGTTTGGAATTCCAAACTTCCCAGAGTATTTGAGTGTGGGTTACGTTGACGGCGTTCAGATTTCACACTACGATAGCAAGACCAGTAAAGCAAAAGCCAAACAGGAGTGGATGAAGAACATTGCAGCTGAGGAGCCACACTACTGGGAAAGACAGACACATTTGAATATTGTTAATCAGGACAATGCCAAAGACAATATTGAAATTCTTCAAGAGCGCTTCAACCAAACGGGAG GTCTTCACATAATCCAGCACATGTTTGGCTGCCAATGGGACGACGAGACCGACCAGGTGGTTGGTTGGTATAACATGAGTTACAATGGAGAGGACTTCATATGGTTCGATTTAAAGAGACTGCAATGGATCGCCGTCCAGCCGCAAGCTGTCGTCACCAGAAACAAGTGGGACCGAGATGAGGGCTATAATGAACACTTGAAGTTCTACATGAGGGAGGAATGTCCTTCCTACTTGAAGAAGTACGTGAGCTTTGGAAGGGACGTCTTAATGAGAACAG AGCTCCCGCGGGTTTTCCTGCTGCAGAAGACGGCGGGGTCGCCGGTCACCTGCCACACCACCGGTTTCTACCCAAGGGCTGCCGTCCTCTTCTGGAGGAAGGACGGCAAGCGGCTCGACGAGAACGTGGAGGTGAACGAAATCCTCCCCAACCACGACGGGACCTTCCAGAACAGCGCTCGCCTCGTCACGGTGGACGAGCACGCTCGCTACGAGTGCGTCTTCCAGCTGGACGGCGTCCCGGAGGATGTCGTCACTCCACTGGACCACGGAAAGGTGCTGAGCAACGAGTGCATCCAAG ACCGAGAATGGTGGCGGAAGATAGATGGGGCCTTCACCACCCTGTTTGCCCTCTTTCTGGCCGCCTTCGCCATCTCTGTCATCATGTTCGAACGAG CCATATTCTCTCTAATTC agcAAGAAAGGATGTACACGGTCATGGCCGTCTTTATAAACCTCCTCCCTCTGGCCTACGCTGTCACCCTGTTTGTTTTCAAGCCCAACCCAG CCTATTGCGCTCTAGTTC agcaAGACATGAGGAATATGAATGTGGTCAATGGCGTCCTGATGATCCTCTTATCTCTGGCCGTCGCAGTCACCGTCTTTGTCATCAAGTGCAAACGAG CCAAATACACGCCCGCAC CTACCTGCATTGATTCTGACCCCTCCCAGACCAGTTTTCCCAAGGCAGCTTCTTCCCCCGAGGCCGACGGCGCTGGAGTCGCTTATGCCAAGACGGCTTTTACCCAAGCCACTTCTTCAAAGAACGACGCCGCGGAGGACGCTTCTCCCAAGATCGACGCTGCCGGGATTGCTTCAGCTTTTGCCCAGGCCTCTTCTCCCAAGACCAAAGTCCCCGAGGCCGCTTCTCTCGAAAGCGACGCCCCCGGGGCCGCTTGTCCCAAGACTGATGCTGCTGGGATCACTTCTCCCAAGATGGTTTTTGCGCTAGCCGATTTTCTCAGGACCGAAGCCCCTGAAGTCACTTCTCCCTTGACCGATGCATCGGGGGCCACTTCTCCCAAGACCACCGCCCCTGGAGTTTGCCCAAGACGGCTTTTGCCCAGGCCACTTCTCCCTAGACTGAAGTCCCCGAGACTGCTTTCCCCCAGACTGAAGTCCCACGGGGCCGCTTCGCCCAAGACCAAAGTCTCCGAGGCCACTTCTCTCGAGACCGACGCCCCTGAAGTTGCTTCTCCCTTGACTGATGCATCCAGGGCCACTTCTCCCAAGACCACCGCCCCTGGAGTTTACCCAAGACGGCTTTTGCCCAGGCCGATTCTCCCTAGACTGAAGTCCCCGAGACTGCTTCCCCTGAGACTGATGTCCCGCGGGGCCGCTTCCCTCGAGACCGAAGTCCCCGAGGCCACTTCTCTCAAGACCGACGCCCCTGAAGTTGCTTCTCCCTTGACTGATGCATCCGGGGCCACTTCTCCCAAGACCACCGCCCCTGGACTTTACCCAAGACGGCTTTTGCCCAGGCCGCTTCTCCCTAGACTGAAGTCCCCGAGACTGCTTCCCCTGAGACTGAAGTCCCGCGGGGCCGCTTCTCCCGAGACCAAAGTCACCGAGGCTGCTTCTCTTGAGACCGACGCCCCTGAAGTCGCTTCTCCCGAGACTGCTTTTGCTCAAGCCACTTTTCCCTTGACCGACACCCCTGGGTATGCTTCTCCACAGAATGACACCCCTGGAGTATCTTCTCCCAAGACTGCTTTTGCCCAAGCCGCATCTGAGACTGACGCCCCCGGGGCTGCTTCTCCAAAGTTGGCTTTTGCCCGAGCCTCTTCTCACTAG